From a region of the Alnus glutinosa chromosome 1, dhAlnGlut1.1, whole genome shotgun sequence genome:
- the LOC133861329 gene encoding uncharacterized protein LOC133861329, protein MFHAWTRCNNMIIAWILNSVLKEIASSVIYITTCVGMWQDLKDRFSQDNYDMIPSCTYGGMRAIYEKHNRDHVFKFLMGLDDSFAHIRGQILLNDLLPPTNKVFSLIMQEECQKEISVAALVHETTTLMTKTNAAPMQKSGKWINRKEKPICSHCGIPRHTIDKCYRVHGFPPGFKFTKNQSSAHSVNHVQGTDFTNDSTPQHPITIEQCQQLMAFIQHKSTSSLPAAHSIGHVVPQPNPNTTGSSSSGATDHMTLSSWKTIGVGKEHNGLYYLQISGSIHVDSSPRVLSTSVKVPSSFADIWHYRSGHPS, encoded by the exons ATGTTTCATGCTTGGACTCGATGCAATAACATGATCATTGCCTGGATTCTGAACTCGGTTTTGAAAGAAATTGCTTCAAGTGTGATATACATCACCACTTGTGTCGGAATGTGGCAGGATCTAAAGGATCGTTTCTCTCAAG ACAATTATGATATGATTCCTTCATGCACTTATGGAGGAATGCGGGCTATTTATGAGAAACACAACCGAGATCATGTGTTTAAGTTTTTAATGGGTCTTGATGATTCATTTGCTCATATTCGGGGACAAATCCTGCTCAATGATCTTCTTCCCCCAACTAACAAGGTCTTTTCACTGATAATGCAAGAAGAGTGTCAAAAAGAGATTTCTGTTGCCGCTTTGGTTCATGAAACTACAACACTCATGACCAAAACTAATGCGGCTCCAATGCAAAAGTCTGGTAAATGGATCAACCGCAAGGAGAAACCTATTTGCTCTCACTGTGGAATTCCTAGACACACGATTGACAAGTGTTATAGGGTCCATGGGTTTCCACCTGGATTCAAATTCACCAAGAATCAATCTTCTGCTCATTCAGTAAACCACGTACAAGGAACTGATTTTACTAATGATTCAACTCCACAGCATCCCATCACTATTGAGCAATGCCAGCAGCTGATGGCATTTATTCAACATAAATCTACATCTTCACTGCCTGCAGCTCATTCAATTGGGCATGTTGTTCCTCAGCCAAATCCGAATACTACAGGTTCTTCATCATCTG GGGCTACTGACCACATG ACTTTGAGCTCTTGGAAAACGATTGGAGTGGGAAAGGAGCACAATGGCCTTTACTACTTGCAGATTTCTGGTTCTATTCATGTTGATTCCAGCCCCCGAGTCCTCTCCACCTCAGTCAAAGTTCCTTCATCTTTTGCTGATATTTGGCATTACAGATCAGGGCATCCTTCATAA